The following nucleotide sequence is from Halogeometricum borinquense DSM 11551.
CGGTGAGGATACCGACGGGAGCAGTGATACGCGCGTCGGGGAGGACGCGGGTCAAGATAACCCACGCGCCCGCGCTGACGACGGTGGCAACGACGAGGCCGATAGCTGGGACAACGGGAGCGAGCGTGCCTTCAGACGCTCCAACGAGAAACGCGGCGGCAACGGCGACCGCCGAGAGAACGGTTCCGACGCCGGTGAGAAGAGGAACGAGCGCTTCTTCGGCCCACTCCGCCGCCGCGACGAACGTGCCGATTCCGAGGACGCCGACGGAGAGATAGACGGCGGGCGTGCCGCCGAGTGGGTGGATGACCGGTGGGAGCGCGTTCACGACGTAGAGAACGTGAACGGCGGACCCGAGGATCATCCACGGCACAAACGCGAGGATACGTTGCGGCGTGACTTCGGGGCGGCGGCGGGCCACCGCGGCGACGACGACGCCGACAGCGACGAGGAGACCGACGAGGTACGGAAGTGGCGGCAACGCGAACCCTTCGGGAAGTATCGCCATGCTCTGTGGCGCGGCGGGTGGCGGTGAAAGCCTTACGAAACCCCCGTCGCCTTGCGCTGCAACTGTACTGCCTGCCCCCTCGAACTCGGGTATTCGAGTCGCTTTTAGGTCCTGTCGCCGTCGCTTCACGCATGGACCGCACCGAGTTCGCCGCACGCATCGATCACACCGTCCTCGGCCCGGAGACGACGTTCGCGGACGTGCAGACCGTTCTCGACGAAGCCGACGAGTACGGCATGAACGCTTGTATTCCGCCGTGCTACGTCGCGGAGGCGTCCGAGTACGCGCCCGACGTGACGGTCGCAACCGTTGTCGGCTTCCCGCACGGCCAGCACTCGACGGCCGCAAAACGCGAGGAGGCAGTCGATGCGTGGGAGAACGGGGCCGACGAGTTAGACATGGTGATCAATATCGGGCGTCTGAAAGCCGGCGCGGACGACGCCGTCGAAACCGACATCGCGGAAGTCGTCGCCGCCGTTCCGATTCCGGTGAAGGTCATCATCGAGACAGCACTGCTCACCGACGACGAGAAACACCGCGCCTGCGAGGCGGCCGCCGAGGCGGACGCCGACTTCGTGAAAACCTCGACCGGGTTCGCCGACGGCGGCGCGACGGTCGAAGATGTCGAACGCATGGCCGAGTACCTGCCCGTGAAGGCCAGCGGTGGCGTCGGATCCTACGAGGAGGCGATGGCGATGTTCGACGCGGGCGCGGAGAGAATCGGCGCGTCGTCGGGTGTCGAAATCGTCTCGGGCATCCCCGAAGCGTAGTCACTACAGCCGCTCACTTGTCGTTGGGAAGCCCTCTTTGGTGGGCGGAAAACGGTCCGGCCCGTGCCATCCCGTCGCTCCTGTGTTCGGCCCCAACCGTCGGCCTTTTGGCCGCGCACGCGTGACCTCAGTACGACCGAATGGCCCGATACCATATCGAGACGTACGGCTGTACCTCGAACCGCGGTGAGAGCCGAGCCATCGAGAGCGCGCTCCGCGATGCCGGCCACTACCGTGTCGAGGAACCCGAGGAAGCCGACGTCGCCATCATGAACACCTGTACGGTCGTCGAGAAGACGGAGCGCAACATGCTCCGCCGGGCCAAAGAGTTAGAGGAGGAGACGGCCGACCTCATCATCACCGGCTGTATGGCCCTCGCGCAGGGCGAGGAGTTCCACGAGGAGGACGTAGACGCCCAGATACTCCACTGGGACGACGTTCCTTCGGCGGTGACGAACGGGGAGTGTCCGACGCCCGGTCCCGGAACCGAACCCGTCTTGGACGGCGTCGTCGGTATCCTCCCTATCGCTCGCGGCTGTATGTCGAACTGCTCGTACTGCATCACGAAGTTCGCCACCGGGCGCGTCGATTCCCCGCCCGTCGAGGAGAACGTCGAGAAGGCGCGGGCACTCGTCCACGCCGGAGCGAAGGAAATTCGCATCACCGGGCAGGACACCGGTGTCTACGGCTGGGACAAAGGCGACCGAAAGCTTCCGGAACTGCTCGATAGGATCTGCTCGGAAATCGAGGGCGACTTCCGCGTCCGCCTCGGGATGGCGAACCCCGGCGGTATCCACGGCATCCACGAGGAGTTAGTCGAAGTGTTCGACCGGCACGACAAACTGTATAACTTCATCCACCTGCCGGTGCAGTCGGGGTCAGACACGGTTCTCGAAGCGATGCGCCGCCAACACCGCGTGGACAAGTTCGTCGAAATCGTCGAGACGTTCGATGAGACGCTCGACTACTGGACGCTCTCGACGGACTTCATCGTCGGCTTCCCCACCGAGACGGAGGCAGACCACGAACAGAGCATGGCGCTCTTCAGAGAAGTTCGTCCAGAGAAGGTGAACGTCACGCGCTTCTCGAAGCGACCCGGCACCGACGCCGCAGACATGAAGGGTCTCGGCGGGACGGTCAAGAAGGAACGCTCGAAGGAGATGTCCGAGTTGAAGATGGACATCGTCGCCGAGGCGTACGAGTCGATGATCGGTGAGACGCACCGCGTCATGGTCGTCCGAGAGGGGACGGGCGACTCGGTGAAGTGCCGCGACGAGGCCTATCGGCAGATAATCGTCCAGAACGCCTCCGAACACGGCATCGAACCCGGCGACTTCCTCGACGTGGAAGTGACGAGTCACCAGACAGTGTACGCGTTCGGAAAGCCGGTCTGAATTCGGTTCTCATACCGGCTAAAGAACGGGGTCTCGGGGACCTCCCAGCGATGGTGGACCCGACGGTAACGGCGCTGACGCGGTTCGTCGGATAAAGCAGGAACTCACTCGTCACCCTCACTGCCGCCATCACCGCCGATCCGGCGGTACATCCCGCGCGAGGCGGGAGCCGTCGGTTCGAATCCCCACCGCTCGTAGAATCCGTCTACGTCCGCCATGAGGTTCACGTAGGCGTATTCGGGCGCTTCTCGGTCGAGGTAGGCGACGAGTTCGTCCATCATCGCCGTGCCGAGTCCCTCGCCCTGATGTTCTGGGTGGACAACCATA
It contains:
- a CDS encoding DUF63 family protein — protein: MAILPEGFALPPLPYLVGLLVAVGVVVAAVARRRPEVTPQRILAFVPWMILGSAVHVLYVVNALPPVIHPLGGTPAVYLSVGVLGIGTFVAAAEWAEEALVPLLTGVGTVLSAVAVAAAFLVGASEGTLAPVVPAIGLVVATVVSAGAWVILTRVLPDARITAPVGILTVFGHALDAVSTAVGIDLLGFSERTPLSRAIIEFAATLPTEPFFGTVWLFVLVKLVIVSGIVALFADYVREDPTEGNLLLGFVAAVGLGPGVHNLILFTILGGA
- the deoC gene encoding deoxyribose-phosphate aldolase; this encodes MDRTEFAARIDHTVLGPETTFADVQTVLDEADEYGMNACIPPCYVAEASEYAPDVTVATVVGFPHGQHSTAAKREEAVDAWENGADELDMVINIGRLKAGADDAVETDIAEVVAAVPIPVKVIIETALLTDDEKHRACEAAAEADADFVKTSTGFADGGATVEDVERMAEYLPVKASGGVGSYEEAMAMFDAGAERIGASSGVEIVSGIPEA
- a CDS encoding tRNA (N(6)-L-threonylcarbamoyladenosine(37)-C(2))-methylthiotransferase → MARYHIETYGCTSNRGESRAIESALRDAGHYRVEEPEEADVAIMNTCTVVEKTERNMLRRAKELEEETADLIITGCMALAQGEEFHEEDVDAQILHWDDVPSAVTNGECPTPGPGTEPVLDGVVGILPIARGCMSNCSYCITKFATGRVDSPPVEENVEKARALVHAGAKEIRITGQDTGVYGWDKGDRKLPELLDRICSEIEGDFRVRLGMANPGGIHGIHEELVEVFDRHDKLYNFIHLPVQSGSDTVLEAMRRQHRVDKFVEIVETFDETLDYWTLSTDFIVGFPTETEADHEQSMALFREVRPEKVNVTRFSKRPGTDAADMKGLGGTVKKERSKEMSELKMDIVAEAYESMIGETHRVMVVREGTGDSVKCRDEAYRQIIVQNASEHGIEPGDFLDVEVTSHQTVYAFGKPV